One Nitrospira sp. genomic region harbors:
- a CDS encoding archease: MPGSFRFLDDIALADMAFDAEGESLPALFEAATQALIESLADPVTIAETWRHTVDMEEPDIETLLFEWLGRLVYLKDAQGVVFHRATLSLNQNEARTAWHLHAELTGAPVDPATQDLHSDVKGVTKHLYAVTQEGTSWKARVVLDV, encoded by the coding sequence ATGCCGGGCTCCTTCCGATTCCTCGACGACATCGCGCTGGCCGATATGGCATTCGACGCCGAGGGAGAGTCCTTGCCGGCCCTCTTCGAGGCCGCGACGCAAGCGCTCATCGAAAGCCTGGCTGATCCGGTCACCATCGCCGAAACCTGGCGGCATACCGTGGACATGGAAGAACCGGACATCGAGACACTCCTGTTCGAATGGCTGGGACGACTCGTCTACTTGAAAGATGCGCAGGGCGTGGTCTTCCATCGGGCGACATTGTCGCTGAATCAGAATGAGGCCCGCACAGCCTGGCACCTCCACGCCGAACTGACCGGCGCACCGGTCGATCCCGCGACACAGGACCTGCACTCCGACGTCAAAGGCGTCACGAAACATCTGTATGCAGTCACCCAAGAGGGGACGAGCTGGAAGGCCAGGGTGGTGTTGGACGTATGA
- a CDS encoding RtcB family protein encodes MKLNTDMQVVKINDYLWEIPPSEKPGMLVPARIYASAAILGAMDRGVFDQVTNVACLPGIHRYALCMPDGHWGYGFPIGGVAAFNPEDGVISPGGVGYDINCGMRLIRTDLSLSEVQPKLELLMTELFRRVPAGVGSRGFVNLSRREFRDVMRQGAGWCIAKGYGWEEDLERIEERGCLEGADPTHVTDYAIERGINQLGTLGSGNHYLEIQVLSDKGIYDRATAAAMGLTGRDQVVVMVHCGSRGFGHQVASDYLKVFEKAMRRYGIFVKDQQLACAPFRSPEGQEYFGAMNCAANTAFANRQVITHQIREAFEAVFGESARRLGMQLIYDVAHNIAKVERYRDGEWLVHRKGATRAFGPGSPELPACYRGIGQPVICGGSMETGSYLLVGTDRAMQETFGSTMHGSGRTMSRAQAKRTVRGEQLMRDMKQHGILVKAVSMSGLAEEAGFAYKNISDVVETVDHAGITKKVAELKPIGNIKG; translated from the coding sequence ATGAAACTGAACACCGACATGCAGGTCGTCAAGATCAACGACTACCTCTGGGAAATTCCGCCCTCTGAAAAGCCGGGCATGCTGGTCCCGGCTCGCATCTACGCCAGCGCGGCGATTCTCGGTGCGATGGATCGAGGCGTCTTCGATCAGGTCACCAACGTGGCCTGTCTCCCCGGTATCCATCGTTATGCCCTCTGTATGCCCGATGGACATTGGGGGTACGGCTTTCCCATCGGTGGTGTGGCGGCATTCAATCCTGAGGATGGAGTCATCTCTCCCGGCGGAGTCGGCTACGATATCAACTGCGGGATGCGGCTGATCCGTACCGACTTGTCGCTCTCCGAGGTGCAACCGAAACTAGAACTGCTGATGACGGAACTCTTCCGTCGCGTCCCGGCCGGTGTCGGATCACGCGGCTTCGTGAATCTCTCCCGGCGGGAGTTTCGCGACGTCATGCGACAGGGCGCCGGCTGGTGCATCGCCAAAGGATATGGCTGGGAGGAGGACCTCGAACGCATCGAGGAGCGCGGGTGCCTGGAGGGCGCAGACCCGACCCACGTGACGGACTACGCCATCGAACGCGGCATCAATCAACTCGGCACCCTGGGATCCGGCAACCACTACCTGGAAATACAGGTCCTCTCCGACAAAGGAATCTACGACCGTGCGACGGCCGCAGCCATGGGATTGACCGGCCGCGATCAGGTGGTGGTGATGGTCCATTGCGGGTCGCGCGGATTCGGCCACCAGGTGGCGAGCGACTACCTCAAGGTGTTCGAGAAGGCCATGCGCCGATACGGCATCTTCGTCAAAGACCAGCAGCTCGCCTGCGCGCCGTTTCGCTCGCCGGAGGGGCAGGAGTATTTCGGCGCAATGAACTGCGCGGCCAACACGGCGTTCGCCAACCGGCAAGTCATCACGCATCAGATCCGCGAAGCCTTCGAAGCGGTGTTCGGCGAAAGCGCCAGGCGCCTGGGCATGCAGCTGATCTACGATGTGGCGCATAACATCGCCAAGGTCGAACGCTACCGGGACGGGGAGTGGCTCGTGCACCGGAAGGGCGCCACGCGGGCATTCGGGCCCGGAAGCCCTGAACTCCCGGCCTGTTATCGAGGGATCGGGCAGCCGGTGATCTGCGGCGGCTCCATGGAGACCGGCTCGTATCTGCTGGTCGGCACGGATCGGGCGATGCAGGAGACGTTCGGCTCGACCATGCACGGGTCCGGCCGGACCATGTCGCGCGCACAGGCGAAACGCACGGTGCGCGGCGAGCAGCTCATGCGCGACATGAAACAGCACGGCATTCTGGTCAAAGCCGTGTCCATGTCCGGTCTGGCTGAGGAAGCCGGGTTCGCGTACAAGAACATTTCCGATGTCGTCGAAACGGTCGACCACGCGGGAATCACAAAAAAAGTGGCGGAACTCAAACCAATCGGCAATATAAAGGGCTAG
- a CDS encoding PilZ domain-containing protein produces MDQRHHPRFPVHFRSSFSSVNRVGGDGKVVDLSLRGCGILSATAVHPGTTLELRIQPAGDAAALTVQQAVVRWCRDGRIGLEFVSLQPDEWTRLQGIVKELTRQPYERANDRQDGPGTSRP; encoded by the coding sequence ATGGACCAACGCCACCATCCTCGTTTTCCAGTTCACTTTCGCAGTTCCTTCAGTTCGGTCAACCGCGTCGGCGGAGACGGCAAGGTCGTCGATCTGTCCTTGCGCGGCTGCGGGATCCTGAGCGCGACAGCCGTCCATCCAGGCACCACCCTTGAACTTCGCATCCAGCCCGCCGGTGATGCTGCCGCTCTGACCGTTCAGCAAGCCGTGGTACGCTGGTGCCGCGACGGCCGCATCGGTCTCGAATTCGTCTCCCTGCAACCGGACGAATGGACTCGCCTCCAAGGCATTGTCAAAGAACTCACGCGCCAACCCTATGAACGGGCCAACGACCGACAAGACGGTCCCGGCACGTCACGACCCTGA
- a CDS encoding EAL domain-containing protein, which produces MSQTHPTILVADDDPLSRLFVQNALEPAGMTVVEASGGRDALAKFETLMPDLVVMDIMMPDLDGYLTCSRLRTLPRGKRVPILVLTGLDDANSIARAYQHGATDFITKPVNATILCHHVRYMLRTNNVLHALIRSESRLELAQRIARIGNWDWNPKTNRLSMSNELCRLLGVRPQDFGGTFEAFLNLIHPEDRPVVTGALERLVSQHTPCDIDHRVVLPNGTDFIIHLQAEGVREEETDELTVIGTAQDITERKQAERAIHQLAYYDSLTGLANRVLFKDRLSNALSYAERYHQHLATLFIDLDRFKIINDTLGHTVGDRLLTHVAERLSESVRQSDSVGRHADHEPTHALARLGGDEFTILLTALPTPEDAGRVARRILEALAHPFSIDGHEIFISASIGISIFPSDGATVEALLKNADTAMYHAKEQGRNNCQFYSSGLNAAAAERLDLENELRRALEREEFVVFYQPKLNIHSRKILGAEALVRWKHPKRGLVPPGVFLNAAIDTGLIRPMDEWVLREACRQVKAWETAGLAPITVSANVSNSLFHGRTLPATVADALRDSGLNPSQLELELTESIAMRDVEASVTMLEGLRTMGVRLSIDDFGTGYSSLSYLQRFPLSRLKIDQSFVRDLLTNENNVKITRAIIAMAHSLNLSVLAEGVETEGQLARLREEGCDEVQGYLFSRPVCAEDFEKLLRGDADARTAA; this is translated from the coding sequence ATGAGTCAAACCCATCCCACGATCCTTGTCGCCGACGACGACCCGCTGTCACGGCTGTTTGTTCAGAACGCGCTGGAACCGGCCGGCATGACCGTCGTGGAGGCCTCGGGAGGGCGGGACGCGCTGGCAAAGTTCGAGACCCTGATGCCCGATCTCGTCGTGATGGACATCATGATGCCGGACCTGGACGGCTATCTGACCTGCTCCCGGCTTCGTACGCTCCCGCGCGGCAAACGGGTGCCGATCCTGGTTCTCACGGGATTGGATGACGCGAATTCCATCGCTCGGGCCTACCAGCACGGCGCCACGGACTTCATTACCAAACCGGTCAACGCCACGATTCTCTGCCACCATGTCCGGTACATGCTCAGAACCAACAACGTGCTGCACGCGCTGATTCGAAGCGAATCGCGGTTGGAACTGGCCCAGCGGATCGCCCGGATCGGCAACTGGGACTGGAATCCCAAGACGAATCGTTTGAGCATGTCCAACGAATTATGCCGGCTCCTGGGCGTGCGTCCGCAGGATTTCGGCGGCACCTTCGAGGCCTTCCTGAATCTGATTCACCCGGAGGACCGGCCGGTCGTCACCGGCGCACTGGAGCGATTGGTCTCGCAGCACACACCCTGCGATATCGACCACCGCGTCGTGTTGCCGAACGGGACCGACTTCATCATTCATCTCCAAGCCGAAGGGGTGCGAGAAGAAGAGACGGACGAGCTGACGGTCATCGGAACCGCCCAGGACATCACCGAACGCAAACAGGCCGAACGAGCCATTCACCAACTCGCCTACTACGACAGTCTGACGGGCCTGGCCAACCGGGTGTTGTTCAAAGATCGCCTCTCCAACGCCCTCTCCTATGCCGAACGCTACCATCAGCATCTGGCCACCCTCTTTATCGACTTGGATCGCTTCAAGATCATCAACGATACCCTGGGGCACACGGTGGGAGACCGCTTGCTGACACATGTCGCCGAGCGGTTGAGCGAGTCGGTTCGCCAGAGCGACTCCGTCGGCCGGCATGCCGATCATGAACCCACCCACGCCCTCGCGCGACTCGGCGGCGATGAGTTCACCATTCTGCTCACGGCACTACCGACCCCGGAAGACGCGGGTCGAGTGGCCAGACGGATACTGGAGGCACTGGCGCATCCCTTCAGCATCGACGGACATGAGATTTTTATTTCCGCGAGCATCGGCATTTCGATCTTTCCTTCGGACGGCGCCACCGTGGAAGCGTTGCTCAAGAACGCCGACACCGCGATGTATCACGCGAAAGAGCAGGGACGGAACAACTGCCAGTTCTATTCGTCCGGCTTGAACGCCGCCGCGGCCGAACGCCTCGATCTGGAAAACGAACTTCGCCGCGCCTTGGAACGGGAAGAGTTTGTCGTCTTTTATCAGCCGAAGCTGAATATCCATTCACGCAAGATACTGGGGGCGGAAGCGCTTGTCCGTTGGAAACATCCCAAACGTGGTCTGGTGCCGCCGGGAGTCTTCTTGAATGCGGCGATCGACACAGGCCTCATCCGCCCGATGGACGAATGGGTACTTCGCGAGGCCTGCCGTCAGGTGAAAGCCTGGGAAACGGCCGGCCTGGCGCCCATCACCGTGTCGGCCAACGTGTCCAATTCCCTGTTTCATGGACGGACGCTGCCCGCCACAGTGGCCGATGCGCTTCGAGACTCCGGGCTGAATCCCTCCCAACTGGAGCTGGAACTGACCGAGTCCATCGCCATGCGGGACGTCGAGGCGTCGGTCACGATGCTGGAAGGTCTCCGCACCATGGGCGTCCGGCTCTCCATCGACGACTTCGGCACAGGGTATTCGTCGCTCAGTTATCTTCAGCGTTTCCCCCTCAGCCGACTGAAGATCGATCAGTCGTTTGTCCGCGATCTGCTCACCAACGAAAACAACGTGAAGATCACCCGGGCGATCATCGCGATGGCGCACAGTCTGAATCTCTCGGTCTTGGCCGAAGGAGTGGAAACAGAAGGCCAGTTGGCACGGTTACGGGAAGAGGGATGCGACGAGGTGCAGGGCTACCTGTTCAGCCGGCCCGTCTGCGCGGAGGATTTTGAGAAGTTGCTCAGGGGCGATGCCGATGCCCGTACAGCAGCGTGA
- a CDS encoding tetratricopeptide repeat protein — translation MNRNERRRDEKLHGKQAGGADVSTALLREAQLHHQAGRLDEAERAYRSLLERTPAQPDALHGLGLLTYRRGHLKDALGWLAKACAAGPRNPIYWFNHGVVLQRAGRTTDALEAYGQAIQCNPRYIEARTNLGNAYKELGRLADAQAAYEQVLALNPDHAEAHNNLGVVLKEQGRLDEAAESYRRAIALKPTHAEAQNNLGLVLLEQGRLDDAIRCFERALQIVPGYGTALYNLGIAWIWREDMPRALRCFAETAQAKHAHGRPVTETAVFRSRLKHDAEQLQYLREHRLLGDEWNPYYEALTRLCEKVEQAATGATGSPNRVPLSPADIQPIAASYNRLIHIAPCEAIEGGALAADLDSAAVEARYLATNPEVTYIDGLLTDEALQRLRRFCWASTIWKKDYENGYIGAFLGDGFASPLLLQIAEELRRRFPRIFGTHRLTQAWAFKHDSARRGLNIHADAAAVNVNFWITPDEANLNPESGGLVVWDKEAPRDWDFKTYNSDKARGRIYEWLTTQGAKEIKIPYRANRAVVFNSDLFHETDDIAFKEGFTNRRINITLLYGHRHRP, via the coding sequence GTGAATCGCAATGAGCGCCGCCGCGATGAAAAATTGCATGGGAAGCAGGCCGGAGGTGCCGATGTTTCAACGGCGCTTCTGCGCGAGGCCCAGCTGCATCATCAGGCCGGACGTCTGGATGAAGCAGAACGGGCCTACCGGTCCCTGCTCGAGCGCACGCCGGCACAGCCGGACGCACTCCATGGTTTGGGCCTCCTGACCTACCGCCGCGGTCATTTGAAAGACGCGCTCGGTTGGCTGGCGAAGGCCTGTGCCGCCGGTCCGCGGAATCCGATCTATTGGTTCAATCACGGCGTCGTGCTGCAACGCGCAGGACGCACGACGGACGCGCTCGAGGCCTATGGCCAGGCCATCCAATGCAATCCCCGCTACATCGAAGCCCGCACCAATCTCGGGAACGCCTACAAAGAGCTGGGCCGTCTCGCAGACGCGCAAGCCGCGTATGAGCAGGTACTGGCGCTCAATCCCGACCATGCCGAGGCGCACAACAACCTGGGCGTCGTCTTGAAAGAACAGGGACGGTTGGATGAAGCTGCGGAGTCGTATCGGCGGGCGATCGCCTTGAAGCCGACTCATGCGGAGGCACAGAACAATCTCGGCCTGGTGCTCCTGGAACAGGGTCGGCTGGACGATGCCATTCGCTGCTTCGAACGCGCGCTGCAGATCGTCCCCGGGTATGGAACCGCGCTCTACAACCTCGGTATTGCCTGGATCTGGCGGGAAGATATGCCGCGGGCGCTGCGCTGTTTTGCCGAAACCGCGCAGGCCAAACATGCGCACGGCCGCCCTGTGACAGAGACGGCCGTCTTTCGCTCCCGGCTCAAGCATGATGCCGAGCAGCTACAGTATCTTCGAGAGCACAGGCTGTTGGGCGATGAATGGAATCCCTATTACGAGGCGCTCACTCGACTGTGCGAGAAAGTCGAACAGGCAGCGACCGGTGCGACTGGCTCCCCCAATCGTGTGCCGCTGTCGCCTGCCGACATACAGCCTATCGCCGCCTCGTATAACCGGCTGATCCATATCGCTCCATGTGAGGCGATTGAGGGAGGGGCATTGGCTGCGGACTTGGACAGCGCAGCCGTAGAGGCCCGGTACCTGGCGACGAACCCGGAGGTGACGTACATCGACGGGTTGTTGACGGACGAGGCGTTGCAACGGTTGAGACGGTTCTGCTGGGCGTCCACGATCTGGAAGAAAGACTACGAGAATGGCTACATCGGGGCCTTTCTCGGCGATGGATTCGCCTCTCCCCTGTTGCTTCAAATCGCCGAGGAGTTACGCCGCCGGTTTCCCCGCATCTTCGGCACCCACCGCCTGACGCAGGCCTGGGCATTCAAGCACGACAGCGCCAGGCGCGGTCTGAACATTCATGCGGATGCCGCGGCGGTCAACGTCAATTTCTGGATCACGCCGGATGAGGCGAACCTGAATCCTGAGAGTGGTGGACTGGTGGTGTGGGACAAGGAAGCGCCCAGGGACTGGGATTTTAAGACGTACAATAGCGACAAGGCCCGAGGCAGGATTTACGAGTGGCTGACGACGCAGGGGGCGAAGGAAATCAAGATCCCCTATCGGGCGAACCGGGCGGTGGTGTTCAACTCAGATCTGTTCCACGAAACCGATGACATTGCGTTCAAGGAAGGATTCACCAACCGCCGCATCAATATCACGCTGCTGTACGGGCATCGGCATCGCCCCTGA
- the sthA gene encoding Si-specific NAD(P)(+) transhydrogenase: MPPNAYDIVVVGSGPAGQKAAIQGAKAGKKVVLIEQEQGIGGNCVYRGTIPSKTLRETALQFERLKRSSEVFEGRLRLDVPMSVLLHRLDEVVKAHECYMADQLTRNNVIYRHGRARFLSPNEVELQTIDGACQALWADTIVLATGSRPRSIPEIPVDHEHVLDSDSILSMIYLPRSLTVLGGGVIACEYASTFALLGVEVTLIDRAQRPLSFMDAEIVEVFQRSIERQGGRFYVGQTVKEVAWDGVSSVVARLANGMAVKSEKMLVALGRQPNIEELNLEAAGLTLDEKGRIPVNEYGQTLVSHIFAAGDMLGRPPALASQAMEDGRRAVSHALGLPVGDSLNQVPIGIYTIPEIASIGLDEEQAAARYRGPLVGRARFTEIAKGQITGACDGLLKLIADPSGERLLGVQIVGEHATELIHLGQMALQDGATIDRFIDSIFSFPTFAEGYRVAALDILGQRRKRQSTTQAA; this comes from the coding sequence ATGCCCCCCAATGCCTATGACATCGTGGTGGTGGGGAGCGGTCCGGCCGGCCAGAAGGCCGCCATTCAAGGCGCCAAGGCCGGCAAGAAAGTCGTCCTGATCGAACAGGAGCAGGGCATCGGCGGTAACTGTGTCTACCGGGGCACGATTCCCAGTAAGACGCTGCGCGAGACGGCATTGCAGTTCGAACGTCTCAAACGCTCGAGCGAAGTGTTCGAAGGCCGGTTGCGGCTCGATGTGCCGATGTCCGTACTGCTGCACCGCCTGGATGAGGTGGTCAAGGCGCACGAGTGTTACATGGCCGACCAACTCACCCGCAACAATGTGATCTATCGGCACGGCCGCGCGCGATTCCTCTCGCCGAATGAAGTGGAATTGCAGACCATCGACGGCGCCTGCCAGGCCCTGTGGGCCGACACGATCGTGCTGGCAACGGGGTCCCGGCCGCGTTCGATTCCAGAAATTCCCGTGGATCACGAACATGTCCTGGACAGCGATTCGATCCTGTCGATGATCTACCTGCCCCGCTCGTTGACGGTCTTGGGCGGAGGGGTCATCGCTTGTGAATATGCCTCGACCTTTGCGCTGCTGGGTGTCGAAGTGACGCTCATCGACAGGGCCCAGCGCCCCCTGTCGTTCATGGACGCGGAAATCGTCGAGGTGTTTCAGCGCAGTATCGAACGGCAAGGCGGACGGTTTTACGTGGGGCAGACCGTCAAGGAAGTAGCGTGGGACGGCGTGTCCTCCGTCGTCGCCAGGCTGGCGAACGGCATGGCGGTCAAGAGCGAGAAGATGCTGGTCGCGCTGGGGCGTCAACCGAACATTGAAGAATTGAACCTTGAGGCGGCCGGGCTCACGCTGGACGAGAAGGGCCGGATCCCCGTCAACGAATACGGGCAAACCCTCGTCTCGCATATTTTTGCCGCCGGCGACATGTTGGGTCGTCCCCCGGCCTTGGCCTCACAAGCGATGGAGGATGGTCGTCGGGCGGTCAGTCACGCCTTGGGCCTTCCGGTCGGCGACTCGCTCAATCAGGTGCCGATCGGGATCTACACCATTCCGGAAATCGCCTCCATCGGACTCGATGAGGAACAGGCCGCGGCCCGGTACCGGGGCCCGCTTGTGGGGCGCGCGCGGTTTACGGAGATCGCCAAGGGGCAGATCACGGGAGCCTGCGACGGACTCCTGAAGCTGATTGCCGACCCCTCCGGTGAACGACTGCTCGGTGTGCAGATCGTCGGCGAGCATGCGACCGAACTGATTCACCTTGGGCAGATGGCGCTGCAAGACGGGGCCACCATCGATCGGTTCATCGACTCCATTTTCAGCTTTCCCACGTTTGCCGAAGGGTATCGCGTGGCCGCGCTCGATATCCTGGGTCAACGCCGCAAGCGTCAGAGCACCACGCAAGCGGCCTAA
- a CDS encoding HDOD domain-containing protein, which produces MSAELPKATDAASTDALEQHLIERIQKGAIELPLLPQVASRILSMVYDPDAEAAKLAALIHQDQALAAHVIRIANSPAYMTRNPVVSLQHAVSMLGMNLMSELAFSASIKGSAFKVPGWDDEVKRLWQYSLASGAYAKEIARVRRFNVESAYLCGLLHGIGKPVVLQTLVALAKEQNLTLTQELLHQLLEGYYIQVGLLVAEDWGLPPPVVESIGFHSDYQYAKTAKQECMTTCLAGRLATHFLDPVAFDEAMVREHAVFADLNLYPKDIDALLALKDKVQAVVEAMPL; this is translated from the coding sequence ATGAGCGCTGAACTTCCCAAAGCGACGGACGCGGCCTCTACGGACGCGTTGGAACAACATCTGATCGAGCGAATCCAGAAGGGAGCCATCGAACTCCCGCTCTTGCCTCAAGTGGCCTCCAGAATTTTGAGTATGGTCTACGATCCGGATGCGGAGGCGGCCAAGCTTGCCGCGCTCATTCATCAGGACCAGGCCCTTGCCGCCCATGTCATCCGGATCGCCAACTCACCGGCTTACATGACCCGCAATCCTGTGGTGTCGTTACAACATGCCGTTTCGATGCTCGGTATGAACTTGATGTCGGAATTGGCGTTCTCCGCCTCCATCAAAGGCAGTGCCTTCAAGGTGCCGGGGTGGGACGATGAAGTCAAGCGTCTCTGGCAGTATTCTCTGGCAAGCGGCGCCTACGCCAAAGAAATTGCCCGGGTCCGCCGGTTCAACGTCGAAAGCGCCTATCTCTGCGGACTCCTGCACGGGATCGGCAAACCGGTGGTGTTGCAGACGCTGGTCGCGCTGGCCAAGGAGCAGAATCTCACCTTGACGCAGGAGCTGTTGCATCAACTGCTGGAAGGCTACTACATCCAGGTGGGCCTGCTCGTCGCCGAAGACTGGGGACTCCCGCCGCCTGTCGTGGAATCGATCGGCTTTCACAGCGACTACCAGTATGCCAAGACGGCTAAACAGGAGTGCATGACGACCTGTCTGGCCGGTCGTTTGGCGACGCATTTTCTCGATCCCGTCGCATTCGATGAGGCGATGGTCCGTGAGCATGCGGTCTTTGCCGATCTGAACCTCTATCCCAAAGATATCGATGCGTTGCTGGCCTTGAAAGACAAGGTGCAAGCCGTCGTGGAGGCGATGCCGTTGTGA
- a CDS encoding CoB--CoM heterodisulfide reductase iron-sulfur subunit B family protein, translating to MPLKFALYPGCAAKGATPELYQSTMAIVGRLGIEVVELAASSCCGAGVIGEADPDVALALNARTFAQAERLGLDIMTICGTCQGVMSAANRRLKNEPGTLERVNKILAQDGISYGGGVQVKHLLWIAVRDIGLTRVGETVQSPFRNFRIAPFYGCYMLRPSWELGFDDPENPSSLEKIIRAVGGEPVAYAGRTKCCGFPIILEKEAIAVAMAGTNMKDAKDHGADFMVTPCPLCHMSLDIYQERAGQAVKTALNLPILHLPQLLGLAMGLPAQDLGLSRHLISVDRIVTRLHTPDTTHSS from the coding sequence ATGCCCCTGAAATTTGCCCTCTATCCTGGTTGCGCAGCGAAAGGCGCCACCCCCGAACTCTATCAATCCACGATGGCCATCGTCGGGCGATTAGGCATCGAGGTCGTCGAGCTTGCCGCCTCCTCCTGTTGCGGCGCCGGTGTGATCGGAGAAGCCGATCCGGATGTGGCGCTTGCGCTGAACGCCCGGACCTTCGCTCAAGCGGAGCGGCTCGGGCTGGACATCATGACCATCTGCGGCACCTGCCAGGGGGTGATGAGCGCGGCAAACCGCCGCCTGAAGAACGAACCGGGCACCCTTGAGCGGGTGAATAAAATCCTCGCGCAAGACGGGATCAGCTACGGCGGCGGGGTTCAGGTAAAACATCTCCTGTGGATTGCGGTGCGGGATATCGGACTCACCCGCGTGGGAGAGACGGTCCAGTCTCCATTTCGTAATTTCCGTATCGCCCCCTTCTATGGATGTTACATGCTCCGGCCCTCCTGGGAGCTGGGGTTCGACGATCCGGAGAATCCAAGCTCGCTCGAAAAAATTATTCGCGCCGTCGGCGGGGAGCCGGTCGCCTATGCGGGGCGGACCAAGTGCTGCGGCTTTCCTATCATTCTGGAGAAGGAAGCTATCGCGGTGGCCATGGCCGGCACGAATATGAAAGACGCGAAGGACCATGGCGCGGACTTTATGGTCACACCCTGTCCGCTCTGCCACATGAGCCTCGACATTTACCAGGAACGCGCAGGACAGGCCGTCAAAACGGCGCTGAACCTTCCCATCCTGCATCTTCCCCAGCTGCTTGGGCTCGCGATGGGTCTCCCTGCACAGGACTTGGGGCTCTCACGCCACTTGATCTCCGTCGACCGTATCGTGACGCGCCTGCACACACCGGACACAACACATTCATCCTGA
- a CDS encoding cupin domain-containing protein gives MKVLTLADFQQFSSEKMKKNNLFQTPRFFCDIYCFEPGQEQKGHIHGEQDKVYIVLEGEGTFQVGSEKQVLKPGQGTMAPAGDEHGVKNHTQQRLKVLVFVAPNQA, from the coding sequence ATGAAGGTACTTACGCTTGCCGATTTTCAGCAGTTCAGTTCCGAGAAGATGAAGAAAAATAACCTCTTCCAGACCCCGCGTTTCTTTTGCGACATCTATTGCTTTGAACCGGGCCAAGAACAGAAGGGCCACATTCACGGCGAGCAGGATAAGGTCTACATCGTGCTGGAAGGGGAAGGGACGTTTCAGGTCGGCTCAGAGAAGCAGGTGCTGAAACCGGGGCAGGGTACCATGGCACCCGCGGGCGATGAACATGGGGTGAAGAATCACACGCAGCAGCGGCTGAAAGTCCTGGTGTTCGTCGCGCCGAATCAGGCCTGA
- a CDS encoding DUF3365 domain-containing protein produces MRSHAFCILAAAVLLVIAQPSMVGAVERAEAEETARLLAKLLQSGRMVIERNQALIDDPHKGEKGFTPELFEQQLVREFLAKTGIDLTALPAAPVSILIPPLAKELLPALVQASREVVRDAQVVINQRGIGYKNFIPATYGSQASARFSKSAHVRLKQTAIEPRNPKNEPDEYEASVLKWLSARPRAEAYVSELTDEGSTLRVVMPIYYAKDCLACHGEPKGDLDISGYPKEGHKEGDLAGAITVTAPLTPRK; encoded by the coding sequence ATGAGAAGTCACGCGTTCTGTATCCTGGCGGCCGCAGTCCTGTTAGTGATCGCGCAACCGTCGATGGTCGGTGCGGTCGAACGGGCTGAGGCGGAAGAAACGGCGCGATTGTTGGCAAAGCTCCTGCAATCCGGACGTATGGTGATCGAACGGAATCAGGCGTTGATCGACGATCCCCACAAGGGTGAGAAGGGGTTCACGCCGGAACTGTTCGAGCAGCAGCTCGTACGGGAGTTTCTGGCCAAGACCGGGATCGATCTCACTGCACTGCCCGCCGCGCCGGTTTCCATCCTTATCCCGCCGTTGGCAAAAGAACTTCTACCTGCGCTGGTGCAGGCCAGCCGCGAAGTCGTGCGGGATGCGCAAGTCGTCATCAACCAGCGCGGCATCGGCTACAAGAATTTCATCCCGGCGACCTATGGGAGTCAGGCCTCGGCCCGGTTCTCCAAGTCGGCGCACGTACGCCTGAAACAGACGGCCATCGAGCCCCGCAATCCGAAGAACGAGCCGGATGAATATGAGGCGTCGGTGCTGAAATGGCTCTCTGCCAGGCCACGTGCCGAGGCTTATGTCAGTGAGCTGACGGACGAGGGGAGTACGTTGCGCGTGGTCATGCCGATCTATTACGCCAAGGATTGCCTCGCCTGCCACGGCGAACCGAAGGGGGATCTCGACATCTCCGGCTATCCGAAAGAGGGGCACAAGGAAGGTGACCTTGCCGGGGCCATCACTGTCACGGCCCCGCTGACGCCAAGAAAATGA